One Fulvia fulva chromosome 8, complete sequence DNA window includes the following coding sequences:
- a CDS encoding ABC multidrug transporter, translating to MNIRLSDQETAIINEQINNPPATEISYFSLFRYATRRDLVVISISTCCAIVGGASLPIMNLVIASIVGNLAGLYQGQTSNFAPDMSRLTLYLVYLAIGQFCAISITVLGFTSSAEKITSQMRYHYLTSLLRQNVGFFDQTGAGEITTRITSDMNMVQDGISEKLGMSIKGISTLVTAYAVGFTVQWRLTLVLTSAVLAISGTLGGLGHFVIRWSRKSLSCYAEGGSLAEEVMGPGSMRNVLAFGMQERLAGQYDHHLQTAEKFGFRMRSSVAVMAGILMFCIYSTYALAFWVGSRYLVAGEANLKDILTVLLSITSGAFAVGHAIPYLQTFGTARAAASKIYSTIARRSPLDPASVQGLSIDPLTLQGAIEFRGVRHIYPSRPHAVVLEDLNLILPAGKTTAILGPSGSGKSTIVGLLERFYNPVGGQILLDGVNIQDVNIRCLRQQVGLVTQEPVLFDTTVAENIGFGLTGYDSLETTPRYSLSDDQAMEMVQEAAKICNADEFIRQLPNGYRTMINDDLLSCGQKQRIAIARAIVSNPKILILDEPTSALDNKSEQAVQTALRNAGSGRTTVIVSHRLSTICDADNIVVMEQGCVVEQGTHEQLLQRQGAYSRLAKTQLHSRPEIPPRQGYNNDEALAASEANEEDLTEKPLSGLSTDFEPRTPASSIPILVEQPSLWSLIKFVASLNKPEWHILLVGVFCSIFCGAGNPVQAILFAKCIAALSLPATRFGELRSEIYRWTILFLVLALVELCFHVSEGISFAWCSEKLVRRAREQSFRIILGQETAYFEERSAGSLTSFLSTETTYLAGMSGVTLGTITNAVSTLCIGCIIAVVIGWKLALVCMTTMPIVLSCAFLRFWATSRLHSTAMKAYSASASYACESISAIRTISSLALEEQVTKRYRDQLTKQCRTLKSTLWTSALYGAAEGLMTLCVALGFWFGGRLMGEGEYTIFQFFAAFMAVVNGSEAAGTVFSFAPDIGKAKHAAAEIKVLLERISPIEKAGGDPVLSVQGDVEFRNVHFRYRNRENMVLRGLDLKIRAGQYVALVGSSGCGKTTTISMIERFYDPLIGQVLVDGKDIRSLDVKTYRSHIALVSQEPRLYQGTIKDNILLSVGATPVSDGALEQACRDANIYDFIMSLPDGFETNVGSKAVMLSGGQKQRIALARAFVRNPSILLLDEVTSAVDAISEEAVQAALDKTRRGLTTIAIAHRLSTIQKADVIYVLDEGQVVESGSHEELMDRRGKYSELVQTQNGEVRW from the exons ATGAATATTCGCCTGTCGGACCAGGAGACTGCTATCATCAATGAACAGATCAACAATCCACCGGCAACGGAGATCAGCTACTTCAGTCTTTTCCGCTATGCGACTCGAAGGGACCTCGTCGTCATTTCCATTAGCACATGCTGTGCTATTGTTGGAGGTGCTTCGCTACCTATCATGAACCTCGTCATTGCTTCTATCGTTGGGAATCTCGCCGGGCTTTACCAAGGACAGACATCTAACTTCGCCCCAGACATGAGCCGGCTGACTCTCTACCTCGTGTACCTCGCAATCGGACAATTCTGCGCGATATCAATCACGGTCCTGGGATTCACTTCTAGCGCCGAGAAGATTACCAGCCAGATGCGCTATCACTATCTGACAAGCTTGTTGAGGCAGAACGTTGGGTTTTTCGATCAGACTGGTGCTGGAGAGATCACAACGAGGATTACCAGCGACATGAACATGGTGCAAGATGGGATATCGGAGAAATTGGGAATGTCAATCAAAGGCATTTCGACCCTCGTCACTGCGTATGCGGTGGGGTTCACTGTACAATGGAGGTTGACCTTGGTGCTCACATCGGCAGTTCTGGCGATTTCTGGAACTCTGGGCGGACTGGGCCATTTCGTGATAAGATGGAGCAGGAAGTCTTTGTCTTGCTATGCTGAGGGCGGATCTCTTGCAGAAGAGGTCATGGGTCCAGGATCGATGCGCAACGTTCTGGCATTCGGTATGCAGGAGAGACTGGCAGGCCAATATGACCATCACCTGCAAACAGCGGAGAAATTTGGTTTTCGGATGAGGAGTTCCGTGGCTGTCATGGCGGGCATTCTCATGTTCTGCATCTATTCGACGTATGCTTTGGCATTTTGGGTTGGAAGTCGTTATCTAGTCGCGGGTGAGGCGAACTTGAAGGATATTCTCACCGTCCTTCTTTCGATCACGA GCGGCGCATTCGCTGTCGGACATGCCATACCATATCTGCAAACCTTTGGGACAGCCAGAGCCGCCGCGTCCAAGATTTACAGTACGATTGCTAGGCGTTCCCCTCTGGATCCAGCATCTGTGCAGGGTCTCAGCATTGACCCCTTGACCCTACAGGGTGCCATTGAGTTCCGTGGTGTAAGACATATTTATCCGTCGAGACCACATGCCGTTGTCCTCGAAGATCTAAACCTCATCCTGCCGGCCGGGAAGACCACTGCGATACTAGGTCCCTCGGGATCCGGGAAGAGTACCATCGTTGGCCTCCTCGAACGCTTTTACAATCCAGTTGGTGGGCAGATATTACTGGATGGTGTCAATATTCAGGACGTCAACATACGATGCCTTCGACAGCAGGTCGGATTGGTAACTCAAGAACCGGTACTTTTCGACACCACAGTAGCAGAGAACATAGGCTTCGGGCTTACTGGATACGATAGCTTGGAGACCACACCGCGTTACTCACTTTCCGATGACCAGGCCATGGAAATGGTCCAAGAGGCTGCCAAAATATGCAATGCTGATGAGTTCATTCGCCAGCTTCCTAACGGCTATCGCACCATGATCAACGACGATCTACTCTCTTGTGGACAGAAGCAGCGCATCGCGATTGCCAGAGCAATTGTGTCGAATCCAAAGATCCTCATACTTGATGAACCCACTTCAGCGTTAGACAATAAGAGCGAACAAGCTGTCCAGACTGCCCTGAGAAACGCGGGAAGCGGCAGAACGACAGTGATTGTGTCGCATCGATTGAGCACTATCTGTGATGCTGACAACATTGTGGTCATGGAACAGGGCTGCGTCGTGGAACAGGGGACACACGAGCAACTGTTACAGCGGCAAGGAGCCTATTCACGGTTGGCCAAAACCCAGCTCCATAGTCGACCAGAGATTCCTCCACGGCAAGGATACAACAATGACGAGGCTCTTGCAGCAAGCGAGGCGAACGAAGAAGATCTGACTGAAAAGCCGTTGAGCGGGCTCTCCACCGATTTCGAGCCCAGAACGCCTGCGTCGTCAATCCCCATACTTGTGGAGCAGCCGTCCCTGTGGTCACTTATCAAGTTCGTCGCTTCTCTCAATAAGCCGGAGTGGCACATTCTGCTCGTGGGCGTATTCTGCTCGATATTCTGTGGTGCCGGCAATCCAGTTCAGGCCATCCTCTTTGCCAAGTGCATCGCAGCATTGTCTCTCCCAGCTACTCGCTTTGGCGAGCTACGCTCAGAGATCTACCGTTGGACCATCCTCTTTCTTGTTTTGGCTCTGGTAGAACTGTGTTTCCATGTGTCTGAAGGCATCTCGTTCGCCTGGTGCAGTGAGAAGCTCGTTCGTCGAGCAAGGGAGCAGTCTTTCCGCATTATACTTGGGCAAGAGACGGCGTATTTCGAAGAGCGCTCCGCTGGATCCCTTACGTCCTTCCTCAGCACAGAAACAACATATCTAGCAGGCATGTCCGGAGTCACGTTAGGAACGATTACCAATGCCGTATCTACACTGTGCATTGGCTGTATCATTGCCGTCGTCATCGGCTGGAAGCTTGCACTGGTCTGCATGACAACGATGCCTATCGTCTTGAGTTGCGCATTCCTCCGATTTTGGGCCACGAGTCGACTACACAGTACTGCTATGAAAGCATACAGCGCATCGGCTTCGTATGCTTGTGAAAGCATTTCCGCAATTCGCACTATAAGCTCCCTCGCGCTTGAAGAGCAAGTCACCAAACGCTACCGTGATCAATTGACAAAGCAATGCCGCACTCTTAAGTCCACGCTCTGGACCAGCGCTTTGTATGGAGCTGCCGAAGGCTTGATGACTCTTTGCGTCGCGCTGGGCTTCTGGTTTGGAGGTAGACTGATGGGTGAAGGCGAGTACACGATATTTCAATTCTTTGCTGCTTTCATGGCCGTTGTAAACGGCTCAGAAGCAGCTGGTACAGTGTTCAGCTTTGCACCGGATATAGGCAAGGCGAAGCATGCTGCTGCTGAAATCAAGGTTCTCCTCGAGCGCATTTCCCCGATTGAGAAAGCTGGCGGGGACCCGGTTTTGTCAGTGCAAGGCGACGTCGAGTTTCGCAACGTACATTTTCGATACCGAAATCGCGAGAATATGGTTCTGAGAGGGCTCGATTTGAAGATACGGGCAGGTCAGTATGTGGCATTGGTCGGCTCAAGCGGCTGCGGGAAGACGACGACCATCTCGATGATTGAACGGTTCTATGATCCTCTGATTGGTCAAGTCCTCGTCGATGGCAAAGACATTCGCAGCCTCGATGTGAAGACATATCGCAGCCATATTGCGCTGGTATCGCAAGAGCCGCGATTGTACCAGGGTACGATCAAGGACAATATCCTTCTGAGCGTAGGCGCAACACCCGTCTCCGATGGAGCTCTCGAACAAGCTTGTCGTGATGCAAATATCTACGACTTCATCATGTCATTGCCAGACGGCTTCGAAACGAATGTCGGGAGCAAGGCTGTCATGCTGTCTGGTGGACAGAAGCAGCGCATTGCGCTTGCTCGAGCATTCGTACGTAACCCGTCCATTCTTCTTCTAGACGAAGTCACGAGTGCCGTTGATGCTATCTCTGAAGAAGCGGTACAGGCCGCACTGGACAAGACTCGTCGTG GTCTCACAACCATCGCCATTGCCCACCGACTGTCGACGATACAAAAAGCCGATGTCATTTATGTCTTGGACGAAGGCCAGGTGGTAGAGTCTGGAAGCCATGAAGAACTGATGGACCGAAGAGGAAAGTATTCTGAGCTAGTACAGACGCAGAACGGGGAAGTACGTTGGTAA
- a CDS encoding Hydrolase FUB4, whose product MSKNVKIFNMQTSSIRASLEDFDFTFVQGTVRHTEGNWSLHTTQFSALPLYTYYNPLDPTSIRQTHSELRDIIANEGPFDGVLGYSGGAALAAELLIEQDPFALYPTFRFAVFVNGASPLRVFNLADVEMAEQGFDPTAALDDARSMFLRPSALRHKAGVDEEDQADHAKLLGLLEKLEGKMLRDGTAFLSNGIHGLTRWQRGADGVPLIDIPTVHVRSTADDDNDPHHGLHLLQLCDENKTCEIHHEFGHDFPRGRRLMTQIAEAIRDTAEAATGL is encoded by the exons ATGAG TAAGAACGTCAAGATCTTTAACATGCAAACAAGCTCCATTCGCGCCTCACTAGAAGACTTTGATTTCACCTTTGTTCAAGGCACGGTTCGTCATACAGAGGGCAATTGGTCTCTTCATACGACTCAATTCTCAGCACTACCATTGTACACTTACTACAATCCCCTGGATCCCACATCCATACGCCAGACTCATTCCGAACTACGGGACATCATCGCCAATGAAGGTCCGTTTGATGGCGTTCTTGGTTACTCTGGTGGAGCAGCGCTTGCAGCAGAGTTATTAATCGAACAAGATCCTTTTGCTCTATATCCAACCTTCAGGTTCGCGGTATTCGTCAACGGCGCATCGCCTCTGCGGGTGTTCAACTTGGCGGACGTGGAGATGGCAGAGCAGGGGTTCGACCCTACTGCGGCCTTGGATGACGCCAGGAGTATGTTCCTTCGTCCAAGCGCCTTGAGGCACAAAGCTGGCGTGGATGAAGAGGACCAAGCTGATCATGCGAAACTGCTGGGTTTGCTTGAGAAGTTAGAAGGGAAGATGCTAAGGGACGGTACGGCATTTCTTAGTAATGGCATTCATGGACTCACGCGGTGGCAGAGAGGGGCGGATGGCGTCCCTTTGATTGACATTCCAACTGTGCATGTACGGAGCACGGCAGATGATGACAACGACCCACATCATGGGTTGCACCTGCTTCAGTTGTGTGATGAGAATAAGACGTGTGAGATCCATCACGAGTTTGGGCATGACTTTCCAAGAGGAAGACGTTTGATGACACAAATTGCAGAGGCAATCAGGGATACGGCTGAAGCGGCAACAGGTCTTTAG
- a CDS encoding Alpha-glucosidase has product MATKWFHKSIAYQIWPASFRDSNGDGVGDIEGIISKLSYLKETLSIDMLWLSPIYDSPQKDMGYDVSDYESIYHKYGTLDDFARLVRECKDRGIRVVMDLVVNHTSDQHKWFLESKRNRAGKYADFYHWRCPKYDAEGKRHPPNNWRTGSRYGKSCWTYVDERDQYYFHFGAPHQPNLNWSTHETREEIYESAAAFWLRRGVDGFRMDLVGFYWKDSNFPDAKVVYPDERLQPLDGQYCHNGSDVHVWLKEWRRKVHQDFGQDIVLIGELPGTGRDEFLRFIAPGTEELDMALDTDIFITGNNWVDALYELKKPELPLLKDAVLKTQSMLDEGAWPTVFLENHDFARSVSRFGPGDGPHRDDAAKMLALMACTLSGTLFIYQGQEIGMTNVPPHWRKSEFRDNADLDNIEDIDEKKAPGLREKSEKALVTWGRDNGRTLMQWSGETHAGFSEGEPWIGVNDNYQEVNVTNQIDRQDSVLAFWKHLVRVRKDYWEFLGRGRFQLLDRDEQQTMSYIKTNDEKTEQLLVVLNFSADEASVSIDGDRFKLLISTCASAEEEPEGVVKLQPWEGRLYQGAPPDESKAGGRLQV; this is encoded by the coding sequence ATGGCCACAAAGTGGTTCCACAAGAGTATTGCGTATCAAATTTGGCCCGCATCTTTTAGAGATTCCAATGGCGATGGTGTGGGCGACATTGAAGGCATCATCAGCAAGTTATCGTATCTAAAGGAAACACTATCAATCGACATGCTCTGGCTGTCGCCAATCTACGATTCCCCGCAGAAAGATATGGGCTACGATGTGTCTGACTATGAATCAATCTACCACAAATACGGCACACTCGATGATTTCGCTCGCTTAGTAAGAGAGTGCAAAGACAGGGGAATCAGGGTCGTGATGGACCTGGTAGTCAATCATACCAGCGACCAACATAAGTGGTTCCTGGAAAGCAAGCGAAATAGAGCGGGTAAATACGCAGACTTCTATCACTGGAGATGTCCCAAGTATGATGCTGAAGGCAAGCGACATCCACCAAACAACTGGAGAACTGGATCGAGATATGGCAAGAGCTGTTGGACGTACGTAGACGAGCGAGATCAGTATTATTTTCACTTCGGGGCGCCGCACCAGCCGAACTTGAATTGGAGTACGCATGAGACAAGGGAGGAGATATATGAAAGTGCGGCGGCTTTCTGGCTGAGAAGAGGGGTGGACGGCTTTCGAATGGACCTGGTCGGATTCTATTGGAAAGACTCGAACTTTCCAGATGCGAAAGTTGTCTATCCGGACGAGAGGCTGCAGCCATTAGACGGGCAGTACTGCCACAACGGAAGCGATGTGCATGTGTGGTTGAAAGAGTGGAGACGAAAGGTCCATCAAGACTTTGGGCAAGACATTGTCTTGATAGGGGAATTGCCCGGCACAGGACGGGATGAGTTCTTGAGGTTCATTGCGCCAGGTACTGAGGAATTGGACATGGCGCTGGACACGGATATCTTCATCACTGGCAACAATTGGGTCGATGCACTTTACGAGTTGAAGAAGCCCGAGCTGCCTTTACTGAAAGATGCAGTGCTCAAAACGCAGAGCATGTTGGACGAGGGAGCGTGGCCGACTGTATTCCTCGAAAACCACGACTTTGCCCGGAGTGTATCTAGATTTGGCCCTGGAGATGGGCCGCATAGAGACGATGCCGCAAAAATGTTGGCTCTCATGGCATGCACACTCTCAGGAACACTTTTCATCTATCAGGGACAGGAGATTGGCATGACGAACGTCCCTCCACACTGGAGAAAGTCCGAGTTCAGGGATAATGCGGACCTTGACAATATCGAGGATATCGACGAGAAGAAAGCCCCAGGACTGAGAGAGAAGTCAGAGAAGGCATTGGTCACTTGGGGAAGGGATAATGGGAGAACATTGATGCAGTGGTCGGGCGAGACTCACGCTGGATTCAGCGAAGGTGAGCCCTGGATCGGGGTCAACGACAACTATCAGGAAGTCAATGTTACCAACCAAATCGATCGCCAGGATAGCGTGCTCGCATTCTGGAAACATCTCGTGAGAGTTCGAAAGGATTACTGGGAGTTCCTCGGACGTGGACGATTTCAACTGCTTGATAGAGACGAACAGCAGACTATGTCCTATATCAAGACGAACGATGAGAAGACGGAGCAGTTGCTTGTGGTCTTGAACTTTTCGGCCGACGAAGCGTCGGTGAGCATTGATGGGGACCGCTTTAAACTTCTAATAAGCACGTGTGCATCGGCTGAGGAGGAGCCGGAGGGCGTAGTCAAGCTGCAGCCGTGGGAGGGCAGACTATACCAAGGCGCTCCGCCTGATGAGTCAAAAGCTGGAGGACGACTTCAAGTGTGA
- a CDS encoding Short-chain dehydrogenase reductase 3a — MLDERLKGKVRIPNRMLALSTLDEFTNFKVAVVTGGASGIGQCAVQCLRSRGAKVASFDITQMAASNDQELLLVRCDVSDEAQVENAVAMVAAQWGRIDILVNCAGVLDRFGKFLSG; from the coding sequence ATGCTGGATGAGCGGCTCAAGGGCAAGGTACGCATACCGAATCGCATGCTAGCTTTGAGTACACTTGATGAGTTTACGAATTTCAAGGTTGCCGTAGTGACCGGTGGTGCTTCTGGCATTGGCCAGTGTGCTGTCCAATGTCTACGATCCAGAGGAGCAAAGGTCGCCTCTTTCGACATCACGCAGATGGCCGCCTCAAACGATCAAGAACTACTCCTCGTCAGGTGCGATGTATCGGATGAAGCGCAAGTCGAAAACGCTGTGGCGATGGTGGCAGCCCAGTGGGGACGCATCGACATTCTCGTCAATTGCGCTGGTGTATTGGACCGCTTTGGTAAGTTCCTATCAGGATAA